The Nitratidesulfovibrio sp. DNA segment TGGAGCCGCGCTCCATCCAGCGTTCCGAGGGCAAGGCCAAGCGCGTCATCGATCTGCGCGAGAAGTCGTAGACGCGGCACGCAGGATTACGAATGCGAAAAGGGGGCTTCGGCCCCCTTCTTTTTTGCGCGTCAATTGCTGCGCCCGGCATGTACTGCCCGGACTCGTGCTTCCAACAGGTGTATTTCTGTGGACAGGCGCGTGTTGCCTTTCCCCGGACTCCCCCCCTGTCAGCGTGGCCGCGTGCTTTTCAGGTATCGCCGGGTTTCCCAGAACATCCCCCCGAGAACGCCAATCCCCATCACGGGGGCCAACACCTTCGCCGCAATGTCGTTGATCTGAAACATCAGAACGGCCAGACAGACCAGTGCAATCCCCATCAGCATGGTGGAGATGAAATACTGACGGCGCACTTCCGAAGGAATGTACAGATCGTAGGCGAATGCAGCGACGTAGGCCTTCTGGTTGACGCTATCCTTGAAGTCCTGAGGCAGGAAATCCAGAATTTTCAGTTCGGCGGGTCCGTTGAGGTACCCACCGACGAGGAAGCAGGGGATCCCGACGACCAGCGCCACCAGCGTCATCCACTTGAACAACATGCGCCAACCTCCGCTTGCATCCTGTCCCGTCGAACTGTCGCCTGCAATACCTGCGGGCTACGCCCAACGCCACCGCGCCCACCACATCACCCGTATGGCAAAAGCCTCATGTCAACGCTCTGCTGGATATAGAAGGACAACGCAAGCAAAAACGGCAACGGCGGGGCAACCTTGCTTCAAGGTCGCCCCGCCGTTGGATTTTCGCGTTTTTTCGTGCCAGCTACTTCTTGGGCCGGATGTGCGCTAGCACACGGTCGCGGGCCTGCCGCGAGGCTTCCGTTTCCAGTTCGTCCAGTTCGTCGCGGTCGGCAAAGCGGATGGCTCCGCAGGGGCACATTTCCGCGCAGGCGGGGCCAAGGCCCACGGCGCGCCGCCCCACGCACAGGTCGCACTTGCGCACGGCCACGCCCCGGTCGGTGGCGAAAAAGGCCGCATAGGGGCAGGCGATGACGCAGTTGCGCGTCTCGCAGCCCCGGCAGAGCATGGGTTGCAGCACCACTGCCCCGTCACGGTCGCGTAGCAGCGCACCCCGGTTGCACACCTTCATGCAGTGGGCGTGTTCGCAGTGCTGACAGTAGATGGGAATCATCTGGCCGTCATTGGTACGGGCCATGGCGATGCGCGGCGTGTCGTACAGAAAGCCGCACACGGCCTCGCACGTTTCGCAGCCGATGCATTTGCTGTAGTCGATATGCAGGGTCTTGCCCCTGCCGTGGCATTCCGACATGGCGCGCTACCTCTGCTCGCTGGGGGCGCCGGGGCGCGTTATGACGTCGGCGTCGTAATTGTATTCGTTTTCGCGGTGCTGGGCCTTCAGGTCCAGCCAGTTGGTCAGCGAGCGCGCGGCACGCAGCCCGCTGTACACCGCCTTGCCGATCTTGCTGGGGCCGGTCAGCACGTCGCCCGCCACGAAGACGTTCTCTATGCTGGTCATGTGCAGCCAGCGCACCTCGCCCTTGCGCACGTTTTCCAGCCCCAGTTCCTTCTGGAACGGCGGGGTGGGAATTTCGCCGATGGAGGTGACGATGACGTCGGCGGGCAGCACTTCGGTCTCGCCGGTGTTGGCATCGGCCATTTCGATGGCGGCCACGTGCTGGCCGGTTTCATCGGCCACGATGCGCAGCGGGGTGCGCCGTTCCAGCCATTCGCAGCCCGCGTCGATGAGCCGGTCCACCTCGTAGCTGCCCGCCGGGGCTTCCTTCTTGGTGCGCCGGTACACCATGACCACGCGTGACGCCCCCAGGGCTTTCGCGCTGTGGGCCACGTCCATGGCCGAATGTCCGGCCCCGATGACCACCACGGTGCGCCCTTCCACCGGCGGTACGGAAACATTGCTTGTGGCGTACTTCACCGCGCGGATGGGGAACAGGAATTCCAGGCCGGAATAGACGCCCTTCAACTGCTCGCCGGGTATGCCCAGCTTGCGCGACTTCCACGCGCCGCTGCAGATGATCACGGCGTCATGCTCTTCCACCAGTTCGCCAAGGCCCCGGATGTCGCAGGAGAAATGGTCGCCCTCTTCCTCGTGCAGGGGGGCGCTGCAACAGATCTTGGTCTTGTTGTGGAAGTTGACCCCGAACTTGCGCGACAGGGTGAATACCCCGCGCTGAATGCGGTCCGCCGGGATGCGGTGGCCCGGAATGCCGAACAGCATCAGGCCGCCGGGCTTGGGCAGCTTGTCGTAGACCTCTACCTGATAGCCCAGGCACCCCAGGTACCCGGCGGCGGCAAGGCCCGAAGGCCCGGCGCCGATGATGGCGACACGCCGCCCGTTGGGCGGTGCGGGTTCTTCCCGCATGAAGGCGAAATTCATGGCGTTGGACATCGATGCTCCACGGTGCTTGCCGTGCGCCGGGCCGCGAAGTGCGGCGCGCGCAACGTGCGTGTTCAATATAGCCACGGGGCCTGCTTCCGCAAGCCTCGCGATGGGGCTGCCGCATCTGGGTGACACATCAAGATGACACATCTGGGTGACACATCCGGGTGACACATCTGGGGGGGGCACATTCGCGACGAACCGGTCTTGGGCGTGCTCGGCAACGACGAGCAAAGCAGAACCGAGTACGCCGGGCCGAGCACAATGGGCGATGACGCATCCGGCACCGGTCAGGCTGCCCCGGCTTGTCAACAGCCCGCCGGGGATGGTATCCACCTTCAATGACTGCAACGGCAGGGCGAACCGGCCTGCTTCACCCCGCAAAAGGATTGTCGCCATGAAAGTGGAACAGATTTCCGTATTTCTCGAGAACAAGGCCGGACGCCTGGCCGAGGTAACCCACACCCTGGCCGAGGCGGGCATCAACATCCGCGCCCTGTCGCTGGCCGACACCTCGGACTTCGGCATCCTGCGCCTGATCGTGCACGACCACGAAAAGGCCAAGGCCGCCCTGAAGGACAAGGGCTTCACCGTGGGCCGCACCTCGGTGGTGGCCGTGGAAGTGCCCGACCATCCCGGCGGTCTGGACAGCATTCTGCAACTGCTGAGCACGCGCGGCGTCAACGTGGAATACATGTACGCCTTCGTGCAGCAGAACGGCACCAACGCGGTGCTCATCTTCCGCTTCGACCGCACCGACCAGGCCATCGAAGTGCTGAACGAGGCGGGCATCCCCGTCATTTCCGGCGACAAGCTGTACCAGAACTAGGGGCTGCCAGCAGCGCCCTTTCCCTGACCGGATGGGGCCGGGTCCGGTTGCTGCCGGATCCGGCCCTTTTTCCATGGTAACGGGGGCCACTCGGGCGCTGCTCAGTCAATGACACGCCCCGCGCCGCGCTTCCGTGACCGGGGTCACGGAACCCACTGACCATGCGGTGCACGGTGGCCGTGCGGGGGGGCGCGATGCCCGTCAAGCCCAGACCGCGCCACAGCAGGGCCATGACCGGGCGGCGCTCCGTCACACCGATGGTGGGCAGCCACTGCCGCAGATCGCCCTTTCCTTTCGTCAACCCGCTCCCCACGGAGTTTCGCATGCAACGCCTTTCCGCCTGTTCCCTCGACTGTCACGGAGCCTGTTCGCTGGTGGTGCACCTGCCGGACGAAGAAATGTCCGTGCATGACGACCCCACCGGGGGCGTGCGCGTTTCCGGCAACCCGGACCACCCGTTCACGCGCGGGGTGGTCTGCGTCAAGGGGCGCGGGCTGGCCGCCCGCCGCCTGAGCCCCGACCGCATCACCACGCCGCTGGTGCGCGGCGCGGACGGCGCGCTGCACCCGGCCACCTGGGACGAGGCCCTGGCCCTGTGCGCGTCGAAGCTGGACGTCCTGCGTGATACGCCGCAGTCCATCCTGCACTTGCGCGGGTTCGGGTATCGGGGGGCACTGGCGGAGGCCAGCAACTATCTCTTCAACAGCCTGGGCGCGGCCAGCAAGCGCGGCTCGCTGTGCGACGGCGCCGGTGATGCCGCCTGCGAGGCCGACTTCGGCGCGCCGGACCACAACGACAGCGACGACCTGGCCAACGCCGCCGCCATCGTCAACTGGGGCAAGGATCTGGCCCGGTCATCGCTGCATCTGGGGCTGATGGTGCGCGATGCCCGCAAGCGCGGCGTGCCGGTGCTGACCATCTCACCCGGCGGTGACGACAACGACGCCTTCACCGATGCGCGCATCCGCATCCGCCCCGGCAGCGACCGTTTTCTGGCCGCCGCCGCCATTCGCCGCCTGCTGGTCGATGATGCCGTGCCCCCGGCCATCAGCGGGCACACGCGCGGCTTTGCGCACTTCCGGGACATGCTGCTGGCACACAGCGAATCCGATCTGCTGTCCGCCTGCGACGCCACCCCGGCGGACCTGGATACCCTGTGCCGGTGGATGCGCGGTCAGGCGGGCACTGGCGGCCCCACGGCCAGCCTGCTGGGCTGGGGGCTGCAACGCTACTTGCGCGGCGGCGAGAGCGTGCGTTGCATCAACGCGCTGGTCATGCTGTCCGGCAACATGGGCGTTTCCGGCGGGGGGGCGTACTACGGCATTTCCTCCGGCCGCAGCCTGGACCTTTCGTGGGGCAAGAAGGCGGGCACGCCCGCCCGCACCTTCCTGCTGTCGCACCTTGCGCAGGAGCTGGCGCAGGCAGCCCCGCCAGTGCGCTTCCTGTGGGTGGACGCCTTCAACCCGGTAAACCAGTCGCCCGACGCCCCGGCCCTGGCCCGCGCCGTGGAGGGCATCGACTTCACTGTGGTGGTGGAGGCCTTTCTCACCGACACCGCCAGCCGGGCCGATGTGGTGCTGCCCTGCGCGCTGGTGCTGGAACGCGAGGAAATCTTCGGTTCCGCCTACCACAACTACATCGCCTATGCCGCGCCCGCCTGTCCCATGCCCGGCGAGGTACGCCACGACTTCGACATCGCGCGCGGCGTGGCCGAGCGGCTGGCCCGGCCCACTCCCTTCCCGAACCGGGAGGACGTGCTGCGGCAGGCCCTGCGTTCGCCCCAACTTAAAGTATC contains these protein-coding regions:
- a CDS encoding 4Fe-4S dicluster domain-containing protein, which produces MSECHGRGKTLHIDYSKCIGCETCEAVCGFLYDTPRIAMARTNDGQMIPIYCQHCEHAHCMKVCNRGALLRDRDGAVVLQPMLCRGCETRNCVIACPYAAFFATDRGVAVRKCDLCVGRRAVGLGPACAEMCPCGAIRFADRDELDELETEASRQARDRVLAHIRPKK
- a CDS encoding molybdopterin-dependent oxidoreductase, whose product is MQRLSACSLDCHGACSLVVHLPDEEMSVHDDPTGGVRVSGNPDHPFTRGVVCVKGRGLAARRLSPDRITTPLVRGADGALHPATWDEALALCASKLDVLRDTPQSILHLRGFGYRGALAEASNYLFNSLGAASKRGSLCDGAGDAACEADFGAPDHNDSDDLANAAAIVNWGKDLARSSLHLGLMVRDARKRGVPVLTISPGGDDNDAFTDARIRIRPGSDRFLAAAAIRRLLVDDAVPPAISGHTRGFAHFRDMLLAHSESDLLSACDATPADLDTLCRWMRGQAGTGGPTASLLGWGLQRYLRGGESVRCINALVMLSGNMGVSGGGAYYGISSGRSLDLSWGKKAGTPARTFLLSHLAQELAQAAPPVRFLWVDAFNPVNQSPDAPALARAVEGIDFTVVVEAFLTDTASRADVVLPCALVLEREEIFGSAYHNYIAYAAPACPMPGEVRHDFDIARGVAERLARPTPFPNREDVLRQALRSPQLKVSLEELKATGWTKAKRPAVAWEGLRFAHPDGRYHLPEALHLNGAAPPTPNGAAQDDYPLHLLTLLAPDHLNSQVGLPERQPTDDAAPLTVQVAPECPALAALDMARPVFIASPHGRMPVQVQTLPGIHPRTVIMPRGGWLAHGRSPNAIIAPLATDMGDSTAYYDQRVRLEN
- a CDS encoding ACT domain-containing protein; its protein translation is MKVEQISVFLENKAGRLAEVTHTLAEAGINIRALSLADTSDFGILRLIVHDHEKAKAALKDKGFTVGRTSVVAVEVPDHPGGLDSILQLLSTRGVNVEYMYAFVQQNGTNAVLIFRFDRTDQAIEVLNEAGIPVISGDKLYQN
- a CDS encoding FAD-dependent oxidoreductase, giving the protein MSNAMNFAFMREEPAPPNGRRVAIIGAGPSGLAAAGYLGCLGYQVEVYDKLPKPGGLMLFGIPGHRIPADRIQRGVFTLSRKFGVNFHNKTKICCSAPLHEEEGDHFSCDIRGLGELVEEHDAVIICSGAWKSRKLGIPGEQLKGVYSGLEFLFPIRAVKYATSNVSVPPVEGRTVVVIGAGHSAMDVAHSAKALGASRVVMVYRRTKKEAPAGSYEVDRLIDAGCEWLERRTPLRIVADETGQHVAAIEMADANTGETEVLPADVIVTSIGEIPTPPFQKELGLENVRKGEVRWLHMTSIENVFVAGDVLTGPSKIGKAVYSGLRAARSLTNWLDLKAQHRENEYNYDADVITRPGAPSEQR